TGAAGGTTAGCGAATGGTTTTACAAATACTTTCTGGGTTTCTTTGCCTTCTAGCTGTTCTGTTCGCACAACCGTACCAATGGGAATATCGGGAGGGAACTGATTACTTGAACCGGATGTAACGACTGTTTCACCAGAATCAACGCTAATTGTTTGCGGGATATAATTAAGTTGCAGTTCAGAAATGGACTCATTATCCCAAGAGATGATGCCCATGGCATTGGAGGTTTGCAGCTTTGCACTGAGCCTAAAAAGCGTATTAAAAAAAGGCATTACTTGTGAATAGCCCGGTGATGTTATAATTACTTTCCCTATCAGTCCATCGGCTGATACCATTGGCATACCCTGTTTTATGCCTTGGTTCGTGCCGGCATCAATCGTTAAAGAATTGGCAACTTGGTTGAGTTCTTTTCCTACAATTTGTACCGGATACAAACTAAGTTCGGAAGAACGTTTGAACTGAAGCATTTCGCGGAATCTGCGATTTTGCTGTTCTGCAGCCCGCAGACGGTTTAGTTCATCAAGCAGTAGTACATTTTGTTTACGGAGTTGGGTGTTTGTTTTTAACGCCTGCCGATAAACACGAATATTAGAAAGGGGTTCTTCGAGATAGCTAAATAACGTAACTGAAACTTTTCGAAGATTATCTAAGCCTCCCTGGTAACGCCCCACCATAAGCGTAACGGCCATTAAAAGGAAAACAGCCGTTAGAATATGATCTTTTACATCAGCTATACTGGGAAGTCGAAATCGCATTCACTGTTGACTGCTTTAGTTAATCACCGTTTTGTAATGTTCCAGATCTTCTAAGATAGAACCCGTCCCACGGACTACAGCTGTCAGTGGATCTTCAGCAATATGGACTGGAAGATCAGTTGTTTCCATGATGAGTTTATCAAGGTTCTTCAACTTTGCTCCGCCGCCGGTAAGCATAATCCCACGATCCAGGATATCGGCAGAAAGTTCAGGAGGAGTCTGCTCCAGTGATTTGGTTATTGATTCTACAATAGTATTGACCGATTCTGATATAGCTTCTCGTACATCTCTGGAAGTAACCTGTCGCGTGCGGGGTACGCCATTAACGAGGTCCCGTCCTTTGGTTGGCATTTCAAGTTCTTCGTCGAGTGGTGCCGCAGAACCAATTTCACATTTAATTTTTTCAGCTGTACGCTCACCAATCAACAAATTGTGGTTGCGCCGAAAATAGTTGATGATATCATCATTTAGCTCATCACCGCCTAGCCGTACTGACTGTGCATATACAATACCGGAAAGGGCAATCACAGCAATTTCTGTAGTCCCACCGCCAATATCTACGATCATATTCCCGATAGGTTCATGTACATTAAGTCCAATACCGATGGCGGCGGCCATGGGTTCATCTACGAGAAAAACAGATTTTGCTCCAGCATGTTCTGCACTGTCACGTACGGCGCGTCGTTCAACTTCGGTAATGCCGCTGGGCACACATACAACCATCTGTCGGGCATTGCTGTACCATTTTGTCTTAACTTTGTCAATCATTCCGCGGATCATCTGCTCGGCTACTTCAAAATCAGCAATAACGCCATCTCGTAGTGGGCGTACCGTGCGGATGTTTTTATGCGTTTTTTCATGCATTAAGCGGGCTTCATGTCCCGACGCCACAGGTTCATTGTTGGTATTGAGTGCAACGATAGAAGGCTCATTTAGAACGATACCTTCACCGCGCGAATATATCAAAGTATTAGCGGTGCCAAGGTCAATGGCAATATCAGTATAGAGCCAGTCGAACCATCCCGCTTTTTCCTTTCCTTTTTTCTTTTTTGGTGTGCGATTATCCATGGTCATGATGTGGTAGATGAACGAATATCGAAGTTATTTTACAACAGTTATTTCAGCAAAATCTGAAAATACAATAATGTTGCTCTTTTTCCGAATTAATCAATTACTTGCCTAAAATAAAACGGATTTCTGTTAATGACGAAAATGCCTGTTCCCGGTAAAGACCATTGCTAAATCAAGGTTATCAGCAGCTTTAATAACCTGATCATCCCGAATACTTCCGCCCGGCTGGATTACCGATGTTGCCCCTGCTTCGGCTGCCGCTTCTACTCCGTCGGGAAAGGGGAAAAAGGCATCAGAGGCAATAGCTGTATTTTCCAGAGATAATCTTTCTTGCTGGGCTTTGGCAATAGCAGTTTGAGATGATTCTACGCGGCTTGTTTGTCCCGTTCCAATGCCAATGGTTTGATTGTCTTTAGCATAAACAATGGCATTAGATTTTACATGCTTAACGACTTTCCAGGCAAATAATAAGTCTTCAATTTCCTGCTTTGATGGCTTGCGCTTTGTAACAGTTTGCAGTTCGTTTTTGCCGACTATTTTAAGGTCCGAATCCTGACTAAGTGCACCACCAAAAATCGATCGGAACTGTATTGCGTTTTCTGTATTAGGCAATTTTTTAATGCGGATGAGACGGCGCTTTTTCTTTTCCTGAAGTAAGTTGAGAGCTTCTTTACTATAGGACGGTGCAATAATAATTTCAGTAAAGATTTCATCAATTTCTTTGGCTGTATCTAAATCCAACTCTTTGTTAACAACCACAATACCGCCGAATGGAGACATCGTATCAGTAGCAAACGCTTTTTGCCAGGCTTTGGCTAATTTATCATCGCAGGCAATGCCGCAGGGAGTGGTATGTTTAAAGATGCCACAGGTGGGTTTGGAATCCCAAAAATCAGCAATGAAATTCAGTGCAGCATCAACATCAGTATAATTATTATAACTTAGTTGTTTCCCGTGAAAGCAGTCAATAAATGTTGACTGGTTGCCATAAACGGCTGCCTTTTGATGAGGGTTTTCACCATAGCGCAGACTATGAGACTTGGGAAGCGAAATGTTTAGCTGGTCCGCTAGTTCATCTTCAGTATTATCCAAGTTATTAAAGTAATTCGCGACAGCGTTATCGTAGCCGGCTGTGTGATTAAAAGCCTGCTTGGCCCATTCTTTACGTTTTGGAAATGATATTTTTCCGTCCTGATTGAGCTCGGAAATGAAATCAGCATATTGCGACGGACTGGTAAGTACACCTACATGAGCAAAATTTTTAGCTGCAGCACGAATCATCGTTGGTCCGCCAATATCTATATTTTCGGTAGCTACAGCCGGAGTACAGTCGGGGTTGGCAATAGTTTCTTTAAAGGGATAGAGATTTGTTACGACTAGTTCAATGGGATCGATGTCCAGCTTCTGCATTTCGTCAAGGTCGGGCTGGTGGCTTGTACGTCCCAGAATGCCTCCGTGAATAATCGGATGAAGTGTTTTTACCCGTCCATCAAGGCACTCTTCAAAGCCCGTAATTTCACTTACATCAGTTACCGGAATGTCGGCTTCTCGAATTTTTTGGGCCGTTCCGCCGGTAGAAATAATTTGTACGTCATGTTGGTGAAGGCATCGGGCCAAATTAATAATTTCGGTTTTATCAGAAACCGAAAGAAGGGCACGATTTATTGTTAAGGGGTCTTGAGGTAGCTGAGATAGAGGTTGTAAAGACACAGTCTAATTATTGGATTTAGAATTTAGCTTGTCGGTGAGTTGGGCTATAATTTCGGGAAAAAGTTTGTGTTCCTCTTTGAGGATACGGTCGGCCAGCGTATCGGCATCGTCAGAGTCTTTTACTGGTACTTTACGTTGGCCCAAAATGGGACCGTCATCATACTTTTCGGTAACAAGGTGGACCGTACAACCGGATTTATCCTCATTATTGTCAATTACTGCCTGATGCACACGCATTCCGTAAAATCCTTTACCACCGTATTTGGGCAGCAGTGACGGATGGATATTTACGATCCTTCCGCGGAATTGTTCAATGACTTTCGGCGGAATTTTAAGCATATATCCGGCTAAGACAATAAGATCAGTTTCCCAATC
The sequence above is a segment of the Fodinibius salinus genome. Coding sequences within it:
- the purN gene encoding phosphoribosylglycinamide formyltransferase, with amino-acid sequence MTNIVVFASGSGTNFQAIIDAVESGQINGRIAGLITNKSGIQAIERAQKHDIEHRLLAPSQFSDRSRYINTLLDQLTDWETDLIVLAGYMLKIPPKVIEQFRGRIVNIHPSLLPKYGGKGFYGMRVHQAVIDNNEDKSGCTVHLVTEKYDDGPILGQRKVPVKDSDDADTLADRILKEEHKLFPEIIAQLTDKLNSKSNN
- a CDS encoding rod shape-determining protein, whose translation is MDNRTPKKKKGKEKAGWFDWLYTDIAIDLGTANTLIYSRGEGIVLNEPSIVALNTNNEPVASGHEARLMHEKTHKNIRTVRPLRDGVIADFEVAEQMIRGMIDKVKTKWYSNARQMVVCVPSGITEVERRAVRDSAEHAGAKSVFLVDEPMAAAIGIGLNVHEPIGNMIVDIGGGTTEIAVIALSGIVYAQSVRLGGDELNDDIINYFRRNHNLLIGERTAEKIKCEIGSAAPLDEELEMPTKGRDLVNGVPRTRQVTSRDVREAISESVNTIVESITKSLEQTPPELSADILDRGIMLTGGGAKLKNLDKLIMETTDLPVHIAEDPLTAVVRGTGSILEDLEHYKTVIN
- the purH gene encoding bifunctional phosphoribosylaminoimidazolecarboxamide formyltransferase/IMP cyclohydrolase, coding for MSLQPLSQLPQDPLTINRALLSVSDKTEIINLARCLHQHDVQIISTGGTAQKIREADIPVTDVSEITGFEECLDGRVKTLHPIIHGGILGRTSHQPDLDEMQKLDIDPIELVVTNLYPFKETIANPDCTPAVATENIDIGGPTMIRAAAKNFAHVGVLTSPSQYADFISELNQDGKISFPKRKEWAKQAFNHTAGYDNAVANYFNNLDNTEDELADQLNISLPKSHSLRYGENPHQKAAVYGNQSTFIDCFHGKQLSYNNYTDVDAALNFIADFWDSKPTCGIFKHTTPCGIACDDKLAKAWQKAFATDTMSPFGGIVVVNKELDLDTAKEIDEIFTEIIIAPSYSKEALNLLQEKKKRRLIRIKKLPNTENAIQFRSIFGGALSQDSDLKIVGKNELQTVTKRKPSKQEIEDLLFAWKVVKHVKSNAIVYAKDNQTIGIGTGQTSRVESSQTAIAKAQQERLSLENTAIASDAFFPFPDGVEAAAEAGATSVIQPGGSIRDDQVIKAADNLDLAMVFTGNRHFRH
- the mreC gene encoding rod shape-determining protein MreC, which translates into the protein MRFRLPSIADVKDHILTAVFLLMAVTLMVGRYQGGLDNLRKVSVTLFSYLEEPLSNIRVYRQALKTNTQLRKQNVLLLDELNRLRAAEQQNRRFREMLQFKRSSELSLYPVQIVGKELNQVANSLTIDAGTNQGIKQGMPMVSADGLIGKVIITSPGYSQVMPFFNTLFRLSAKLQTSNAMGIISWDNESISELQLNYIPQTISVDSGETVVTSGSSNQFPPDIPIGTVVRTEQLEGKETQKVFVKPFANLHTVAEGFIIKFKPDTSIKKLNKQYEDLLE